The Lolium rigidum isolate FL_2022 chromosome 1, APGP_CSIRO_Lrig_0.1, whole genome shotgun sequence region GATCAACGCCGGAGACGAAGCCGCCATCCCAGACCGAGCCCACATCGGTGAAGCCATATATGTCGAAGAGATACGTGGCCTGCTGCCACTCCGCCACGTCCACGGCGGACGCCGCCGAGCCAgccgaggccgaggaggaggagcaggacggcGAGATCGCCGAGGCAGGGGAAGCAGAGCAGTTGCTCCCCGCAGTGTGCGGGGGCACCACGATCTCCTGCGGCGGCTGGATCAGCGGAACCACCGCCTTGTCGTCCTCATCCTCCGCCGGCAGAGAGTGTTCAGCGCAGTGGGGCGTCGGCTGCTCCTTGTCTTGCAGCGCGGTAGGAGGGGCCTGGTCTTTGTCGAGCGGGAGGTGGGTGGCGGGGTCGATGCCCATCCTGCGGAGCTTCTTCTTGATGTGGGTGTTCCAGTGGTTCTTGATCTCGTTGTCGGTCCTGCCGGGGAGCATCGCGGCGATCTTGGCCCAGCGGTTGCCGAGCTGCGCGTGCATGTCGATGACGAGCCGCTCCTCGTCGTCGGACAGGAGGCCGCGCTTGAGGTCGGGACGCAGGTAGTTGGTCCACCGCAGCCGGCAGCTCTTGCCGCACCGCATCAGCCCTGCACCCACACCAAAACCTATGCATGTAAGCATGTTTCAAAACATAGAGAAGGTCAGATTCGGAGCTGAGCAGGTCGCTGGTGACCGACCTGCGAGCTTGGGGACGATGCGCCAGCAGAAGTGGCCGTGGGTGAGGAGGAAGGCGACGAGCTTCTGGTCCTCCTCCGCCGTCCACGGCCCCTTCTTCAGGCCCACCTTGTCGCAGCACGGCTGCCTGCCCATCCTCGCTCCTCCTCAGCAGTTGCTGCTCTTCTGACCCTGCCTTCTTGTCTCCGTTCCAAGTACTAAGATCGATCGGTGCAGGGTGCAGCCGAGCTGCATTTATAGAGAGAGGACGAGGGTCAGGTCACCTGGTCACGGTGGAGATAGCGAGAGATGCTGTGTATGTGGCGAAGCGCACGTGGCAAGAAGAGAGGGTCGTACGTGTGAGCCTTTCTCTGAGCCAGGGTGCCATGCTTACGGCCGCATGCATCTGTGGCTGGGCTCCAGCAACGCCATGCGATTTCTTGACTACTGTATGTGCATTGCTCCTCCTTTCCGCAGGTACCCCCTACATTGTTGCAGCCTTGCAAACATTGGAACTGTAGATCCGGCACGACGCAATCTGGGCCGCCCATTCAAATCTCCACGTCCGGAGCTTTATTCAGTAAAAAGAAGTAAACATAATAATTTTACTGGACCCCACAATAATTTGCCTATGGCAATTTAAGAAATGCGTCTCCAGTGCGCCTTAACGGGCGCATGTCGACGGCTCATAAATTTCGCTTAATTAGGCTCCCTTATTTTGTCGTCAGAATTGACCAAGAGAACGACAACGAGGTTTTTGCGgcgccaattttttttttttagagaagGAAAGGACCCCGGAGAGTCCAAAGCGCACGATGGTCGTGCCACTCTTAATTAAGCACCGATACTGGGCGATTTGAACGTTTGAATTGTAGCCCCGGCACTATGCAATCTGGACAACCCATTCAAATATAGACATCCAGAAAGCTTTATTCAGTATAAAAAtaagtaattttttttgttggaCCCCACAATAATTTACCTCTAGCAATTTAAGAAATGCGTCTTCGGTGCGCCGTAACACGCGTATGTCCACAGCTCATAAATTTCGCTTAACTACGCTCCCCTATTTTGTCAGTCAGAATTGACCAGAGAATGTCAACGAGGTTTTTGCCGCTCCAATTCTTTTACTTAAGAAGGAAAGGACCCCGGAGAGTCCAAAGCGCATGATGGTTGTGCCACTCTTAATTAAGCACCGGGATACTAGGCGATTTGAAGTTTGAATTGTAGCCCCGATGATATGCAATCTAGGCAGCCCATTCAAATCTCAACTCCTAAGAAGAGAAAAAATAAATTTGGGTGGGCCCCAAAATAATTTATCTCTTGCAACTAAAGAAATTTGTCGCGGGTGCCTTAACGCGTTACGTTCGCGGCTCTTAAATTCGCTTAATTAGGCTCCACTATTTCGTAGGTCAGAATTGACCAAGAGATAGTAAacgaggtttccacgaccttagtTCAATTTTTTTAAAGAAGGAAAGCACCCTAAAGGATCCGAAACTGCATTATACACGGTAGGAATACATTTTACAAGGAGGACCTCCAGAAAGAAATAAAGTACAAATCTGCCCTCAACTTTTACATAAAGTACCCTAGTTAAAGATTGGGAAAAGCAAGCCAGTCCTTCTCCACCGATAAAGTTGACAAACCCGACAACGTGGCCACCGTCGCTATCGCCAAGGAGCATCGCTTGCAGATAgtgcactagtagaaacaagggctttggttttttgccccagATGTCATTTGCaatggatttggcacgaaccggtgctaaaaggggtcattagcaccggttcgtggggagcagccggccgagggaccttttgcaccggttcgtgttacgaaccggtgcaaatgatctatcttttgcaccggttcataacacaaaccggtgcaaaaggttcgtcgccaggcacgtgtcagcgcaggaacctttagcaccggttcgtgttacgaatcggtgcaaaagatagaccatttgcaccggttcgtaacacgaaccggtgctaaaggtccccagccctatttcagctcagctacactgccaaacagcccactcacttcatttttgctaggagaaggtgtgtgtgttgagtgctaagttgcttctctttggcatgcacataaggtgctcgatgaaatgtgtgagagagtgatgccgcttgattttacacccaacaaaaatgagatgaggtgccggagcgacacttaagctttctcctctttctttcctcctcgatcaaggtttaagcaacaacttaaccctttcatttgtacggtgctaatttccactatttataaatattatgctgttttg contains the following coding sequences:
- the LOC124673008 gene encoding transcription factor MYB20-like — its product is MGRQPCCDKVGLKKGPWTAEEDQKLVAFLLTHGHFCWRIVPKLAGLMRCGKSCRLRWTNYLRPDLKRGLLSDDEERLVIDMHAQLGNRWAKIAAMLPGRTDNEIKNHWNTHIKKKLRRMGIDPATHLPLDKDQAPPTALQDKEQPTPHCAEHSLPAEDEDDKAVVPLIQPPQEIVVPPHTAGSNCSASPASAISPSCSSSSASAGSAASAVDVAEWQQATYLFDIYGFTDVGSVWDGGFVSGVDPFGPFDHYYPGAGFDQDNWF